A genomic region of Caenorhabditis elegans chromosome V contains the following coding sequences:
- the srbc-25 gene encoding Serpentine Receptor, class BC (Class B-like) (Predicted): MEATHLSDILALSINFFGVICSIFSCIMNIFILKKVEKKKKKKEMALFYFRFFLDAVYGAVTAIYIFSVILFNYYDRDAPDLHIFIVFSAFFSTNIGTMRGIVSLTISVERVMAVCAPIKYRNYRPMIPTNAILTLILGYGVFEYFILYVICNYKLNIPYNCVNIGCAINSCYRQYFLSSKWAIYGFTFLFAFILSLKLLLKVGKTKNKDVTMNRANRLALIDVAIIFIFNVLLSTFLTLFDQDNLLNNSGPFASILRQLGCSIEALLVFRTVKQKSDVTSTSTTSKPNVRVKSLKD, encoded by the exons ATGGAGGCTACCCATTTGTCAGATATCCTGGCGCtatcgataaatttttttggagtaatttgctcaattttctcgtgtattatgaatatttttatattgaaaaaagtggaaaa aaaaaagaagaaaaaagagatggCTCTGTTTTATTTCCGTTTCTTCCTAGACGCTGTTTATGGCGCTGTCACGgctatttacattttttctgtaatcCTATTTAACTACTATGATCGAGATGCCCCTGatcttcatatttttatagtgttttcagcatttttcagtACAAATATAGGAACAATGCGAGGAATTGTGTCACTGACGATTTCTGTTGAGAGAGTTATG gcagTTTGCGCACCAATAAAGTATCGAAACTATCGTCCAATGATTCCGACTAATGCGATTCTAACTTTAATATTGGGTTATGGTGTGTTCgagtattttattttgtatgtAATTTGCAATTACAAATTAAATATTCCGTACAATTGTGTGAATATTGGTTGTGCCATTAATTCATGCTACCGACAATATTTTCTCTCGTCAAAATGg gctatATATGgcttcacttttttgtttgcatTTATTTTATCATTGAAATTACTATTGAAAGTGggcaaaaccaaaaataaagaTGTTACCATGAATAGg GCGAATCGTCTTGCTTTGATTGATGTTGCaattatattcatttttaatgtcCTGTTGAGCACTTTTTTGACTCTCTTTGACCAAGATAATTTACTCAAT aactctGGGCCATTCGCGTCGATTTTAAGGCAACTTGGATGTTCTATTGAAGCTTTGTTAGTTTTTCGTACTGTAAAACAGAAAAGTGACGTCACAAGCACCTCCACAACAAGCAAACCAAATGTTCGGGTCAAAAGCCTGAAAGACTGA